From Daucus carota subsp. sativus chromosome 6, DH1 v3.0, whole genome shotgun sequence, the proteins below share one genomic window:
- the LOC108224818 gene encoding GATA transcription factor 5 encodes MEYCMEARALKSSLLSQVAMKSSTQQVFIADDDVWCVTGLNNVTCDDFSVDDLLDFSDKDFKETFEEKHSSVSVDDDNNSSNSANSPTSADFAGQLTVPVDEKENLEWLSQFVDDSVSGVSLLCSAGGHRSEQDRKRFTVLDLPNPVHKKPRTKRFRTIGKAWSHGLLFLTMSFSTSMCSYQDSTPSYPVQVMDSFGSVQKPPAKKPRKVTAGESSFSGPQTFRRCSHCLVQKTPQWRTGPLGPKTLCNACGVRFKSGRLFPEYRPACSPTFSGDVHSNSHRKVLEMRRKKETVEKVETRFMPMVRSF; translated from the exons ATGGAGTACTGCATGGAAGCTAGGGCTCTGAAGTCGAGTTTGTTGTCCCAGGTGGCCATGAAATCAAGCACTCAACAAGTTTTTATTGCTGATGATGACGTTTGGTGTGTCACGGGACTTAACAACGTTACTTGTGACGATTTCTCTGTTGATGATCTTCTTGATTTCTCCGACAAGGATTTCAAGGAAACTTTTGAGGAGAAACACTCGTCTGTTTCTGTTGATGATGATAATAATTCTTCTAACTCGGCCAATTCTCCGACTTCCGCTGACTTTGCCGGCCAACTCACTGTTCCG GTTGATGAAAAGGAGAATCTGGAGTGGTTATCTCAATTTGTCGATGATTCTGTTTCCGGGGTGTCTCTGTTGTGCTCCGCCGGCGGCCACCGGTCTGAACAGGACCGGAAGAGATTCACGGTTCTGGACTTGCCGAACCCGGTTCATAAAAAACCGAGGACTAAACGGTTCAGGACAATTGGCAAAGCATGGTCCCATGGACTACTTTTCCTCACCAtgtcgttttcaacttccatGTGTTCTTATCAGGATTCAACACCTTCGTATCCGGTCCAAGTCATGGACTCATTCGGTTCTGTTCAAAAACCGCCGGCCAAGAAACCAAGAAAAGTCACAGCTGGCGAGAGTAGTTTCAGTGGGCCCCAGACGTTTCGAAGATGTAGTCATTGTCTTGTTCAAAAGACCCCACAGTGGAGGACCGGTCCGCTGGGTCCAAAAACACTTTGTAATGCTTGTGGTGTGCGGTTCAAGTCCGGTCGGCTCTTCCCGGAGTACAGACCCGCCTGTAGTCCCACTTTCTCCGGCGATGTTCACTCCAACAGTCACCGGAAGGTGTTGGAAATGCGCCGGAAAAAGGAGACGGTGGAAAAAGTGGAGACCCGGTTCATGCCCATGGTTCGTAGTTTTTAA